In the Scyliorhinus torazame isolate Kashiwa2021f chromosome 22, sScyTor2.1, whole genome shotgun sequence genome, one interval contains:
- the slc31a2 gene encoding protein SLC31A2, with protein MHMHFFVSDQVILLFDFWNVHSVAGMVLTVVIVLLMTVSYEMLKVETVKLDQKILDLMTATPNIQDETAETLPINPNARNTSYKRWIWVHVLQSLLHIIQVVLSYLLMLCAMSYNVWVFLSIIAGAGIGYFVAHPLIKWQ; from the exons ATGCATTTTTTTGTGTCTGATCAAGTGATCCTACTATTTGACTTCTGGAATGTTCACTCTGTAGCAG GAATGGTGTTGACAGTGGTGATTGTTCTACTTATGACAGTGTCTTACGAAATGCTAAAAGTGGAAACTGTGAAACTAGACCAGAAAATATTGGACCTGATGACAGCAACACCAAACATCCAAGATGAAACAGCAGAGACACTACCTATAAATCCAAATGCACGAAACACCTCATATAAAAG GTGGATATGGGTCCATGTGCTCCAGTCTCTTTTGCACATTATCCAGGTTGTCCTCAGCTACCTTTTGATGCTCTGTGCCATGTCATACAACGTATGGGTCTTCCTAAGCATAATTGCAGGGGCTGGAATTGGGTATTTTGTGGCACACCCATTAATTAAGTGGCAATGA